One genomic segment of Mycolicibacterium gilvum includes these proteins:
- the mutA gene encoding methylmalonyl-CoA mutase small subunit yields MQKPSAGSAGGVVDSDLDRWRSAVAAVLAKTTKKDSADLGPEPERLLESDTYDGFPIRPLYTSRDDVGEAALPGSWPFVRGGDALRDVKAGWKVADVYPVDGAATDEANGSILLGLTEGISALVLRTGADAVAPTELDRLLDGVYLDLVPIVLEADGPAYGPSTSALLGLLTDFDEDQRSRISIDLGADPLGAPLAGRPAPCLEEVVGTAKTLLDHDGHVRAITVDGPTFHNLGANASWELGAAVAAGVAYLRHLVDAGLPTAAALRQISFRFAVDDDQFSSIAKLRAARQLWARIAEVVGEPDAGAATVHATTSLPMMTRRDPWVNMLRTTVAAFAAGVGGADIVSVHPFDVAIDGGFPGTARSFARRIARNTQLLLLEESHIGRVLDPAGGSWFVEDLTRELAGQAWGHFQEIEAKGGFEAAREHIAAQIAEVAQRRAADIAHRRTALTGVNEFPNLSEVPLPQGDPLPGVVRYASDFEALRDRSDVFLERNGARPKALLLPLGPLAEHNIRTTFASNLLASGGIEAVNPGPLDASGVAAAVSEAGVAEIAVICGTDKRYADEVSAVVEAARAAGVRHVLLAGPEKSVAAAESKPDGHLTAKIDAVEALSDLLTRLGA; encoded by the coding sequence GTGCAGAAACCCAGTGCCGGCTCTGCCGGAGGTGTGGTCGACTCCGATCTGGACCGATGGCGCTCCGCTGTAGCCGCCGTCCTGGCCAAGACCACGAAGAAGGATTCCGCCGATCTGGGCCCCGAGCCCGAGCGGCTGCTGGAATCGGACACCTATGACGGCTTCCCGATCCGGCCGCTCTACACCAGTCGCGACGACGTCGGTGAAGCCGCGCTGCCCGGCAGCTGGCCGTTCGTGCGCGGCGGCGACGCCCTGCGCGATGTGAAGGCCGGCTGGAAGGTCGCCGACGTCTATCCCGTGGACGGGGCTGCCACCGACGAGGCGAACGGCTCCATCCTGCTCGGGCTCACCGAGGGCATCAGTGCGCTGGTGCTGCGGACCGGCGCGGACGCCGTGGCGCCGACCGAACTGGACCGTCTTCTCGACGGGGTGTACCTCGACCTCGTGCCGATCGTGCTGGAGGCCGATGGGCCGGCCTACGGTCCCTCGACGTCTGCTCTTCTCGGGTTGTTGACGGATTTCGACGAGGACCAGCGGTCGCGCATCTCCATCGATCTCGGGGCAGACCCGCTCGGCGCGCCGCTGGCCGGCCGGCCGGCGCCGTGTCTGGAGGAGGTCGTCGGCACTGCCAAGACATTGCTCGACCACGACGGGCACGTGCGGGCGATCACCGTGGACGGCCCGACATTCCACAATCTCGGCGCGAATGCGTCGTGGGAGTTGGGCGCGGCCGTCGCTGCGGGCGTCGCCTACCTGCGGCACCTCGTCGACGCCGGGCTGCCCACCGCTGCGGCGCTACGCCAGATCAGCTTCCGGTTCGCAGTCGATGACGACCAGTTCTCGTCGATCGCCAAACTGCGTGCGGCACGCCAACTGTGGGCCCGCATCGCCGAGGTGGTCGGGGAGCCCGACGCCGGTGCGGCGACCGTGCACGCCACCACCTCGCTACCGATGATGACCCGGCGCGATCCGTGGGTGAACATGCTGCGCACCACGGTCGCGGCGTTCGCCGCGGGCGTGGGCGGCGCCGACATCGTCTCGGTCCACCCGTTCGATGTTGCGATCGACGGCGGATTCCCCGGAACCGCACGCAGTTTCGCGCGGCGGATCGCCCGCAACACCCAGCTGCTGTTGCTCGAGGAGTCGCACATCGGCCGCGTCCTCGACCCGGCCGGCGGCTCGTGGTTCGTCGAAGACCTCACCCGCGAGCTCGCCGGGCAGGCGTGGGGGCACTTCCAGGAGATCGAGGCCAAGGGCGGATTCGAGGCGGCGCGCGAGCACATCGCCGCGCAGATCGCCGAGGTCGCGCAGCGCCGGGCCGCCGACATCGCCCACCGGCGTACCGCGCTCACCGGGGTCAACGAGTTCCCGAACCTGTCGGAAGTACCGCTGCCGCAGGGTGATCCGCTGCCGGGCGTCGTCCGCTACGCGTCGGACTTCGAAGCGCTGCGGGACCGCTCCGATGTGTTCCTCGAGCGGAACGGCGCGCGTCCGAAAGCGCTGCTGTTGCCGCTGGGCCCGCTGGCCGAGCACAACATCCGGACCACCTTCGCCTCGAACCTGCTGGCCTCCGGTGGGATCGAGGCCGTCAACCCGGGACCACTGGATGCGTCGGGGGTCGCCGCGGCGGTCTCCGAAGCCGGGGTGGCAGAGATCGCGGTCATCTGCGGGACCGACAAGCGCTACGCCGACGAGGTCTCGGCCGTCGTCGAGGCGGCCCGGGCCGCCGGTGTGCGGCACGTCCTGCTGGCGGGGCCCGAGAAGTCCGTCGCCGCTGCGGAATCCAAGCCCGACGGTCACCTGACCGCGAAGATCGATGCGGTCGAGGCCTTGTCGGACCTGCTGACCCGATTGGGGGCATGA
- a CDS encoding RNA-binding S4 domain-containing protein, producing the protein MAHPSGEPSEVAIRDDTIRLGQFLKLANLIDSGADAKTVIADGEVTVNGEVERRRGRQLHPGDVVGLAGHRARVARS; encoded by the coding sequence ATGGCACACCCGAGCGGCGAACCGTCCGAGGTCGCGATCCGCGACGACACGATCCGGCTCGGCCAGTTCCTCAAGCTGGCGAACCTGATCGACTCCGGCGCGGACGCCAAGACGGTGATCGCCGACGGCGAGGTCACCGTGAACGGCGAGGTCGAGCGTCGTCGCGGCCGGCAGCTGCACCCCGGCGACGTCGTCGGGCTCGCCGGCCACCGCGCGCGCGTCGCACGGAGCTGA
- the ileS gene encoding isoleucine--tRNA ligase yields MTAYPKPTSGAPKFPGLEAEVLQYWDSDDTFRASIAQRDGAPEFVFYDGPPFANGLPHYGHLLTGYVKDIVPRYRTMRGYKVERRFGWDTHGLPAELEVQRQLGITDKAQIEQMGIEKFNDACRASVLKYTDEWRDYVTRQARWVDFDNDYKTLDIGFMESVIWVFKQLWDKGLAYEGNRVLPYCWNDETPLSSHELRMDDDVYQNRQDPALTVGFRISSGELEGAYLLVWTTTPWTLPSNQAVAVNPDVTYVVVESDGRRYVLAEARLAAYAREFGEEPAVVATYRGADLLDVGYVPPFPYFMDSPNAFRVLPAEFVSTEDGTGLVHMSPAYGEDDMATAQAGGIDAVTPVDAKGRFDASVPDYAGQHVFDANPQIIRDLKNGTGAAATNGAVLLRHDSYEHSYPHCWRCRNPLIYRAVSSWFVKVTQFRDRMVELNQEITWYPEHVKDGQFGKWLQGARDWSISRNRYWGTPIPVWKSDDPAYPRIDVYGSLDELERDFGVRPDNLHRPFIDELTRPNPDDPTGRSTMRRIEDVLDVWFDSGSMPYGQVHYPFENQQWFESHYPGDFIVEYIGQTRGWFYTLHVLATALFDRPAFRTCVSHGIVLGNDGQKMSKSLRNYPDVSEVFDRDGSDAMRWFLMASPILRGGNLIVTEQGIREGVRQVLLPLWNAYTFLALYAPEKGTWRTDSTHVLDRYILAKLAQLRDDLTASLDVCDISQACDQLRQFTEALTNWYVRRSRSRFWDEDADAIDTLHTVLEVTGRLAAPLLPLITEVIWRGVTGERSVHLTDWPEAGVLPADPRLVADMDLVRDVASAGSSLRKAQKLRVRLPLLKLTVAVQDPGRLEPYRDLIADELNVKAVELTDDIAAHGRFELAVNARVAGPRIGRDVQAAIKAVKAGEAVVNDDGTLTAGPAVLLPEEFSSKLVAADEAFTAALPGGAGLVVLDGTVTPELEAEGWAKDRIRELQELRKSTGLDVSDRISVVMSVPSTHQQWAQTHRDLIAGEILATSFEFGEPDGATEIGDGVRVAIAKA; encoded by the coding sequence GTGACCGCATATCCCAAACCCACTTCCGGCGCTCCGAAGTTTCCGGGGCTCGAAGCCGAGGTGCTGCAGTACTGGGACAGCGACGACACCTTCCGCGCGAGCATCGCGCAGCGCGACGGTGCCCCGGAGTTCGTCTTCTACGACGGCCCGCCGTTCGCCAACGGCCTCCCGCACTACGGTCATCTGCTGACGGGCTACGTCAAGGACATCGTCCCGCGCTACCGCACGATGCGGGGCTACAAGGTCGAGCGCCGGTTCGGGTGGGACACCCACGGTCTGCCCGCCGAGCTCGAGGTGCAGCGCCAACTCGGCATCACCGACAAGGCGCAGATCGAACAGATGGGCATCGAGAAGTTCAACGACGCCTGCCGCGCCTCGGTGCTCAAGTACACCGACGAGTGGCGTGACTATGTGACACGCCAGGCGCGCTGGGTCGACTTCGACAACGATTACAAGACCCTCGACATCGGCTTCATGGAGTCGGTGATCTGGGTGTTCAAGCAGCTCTGGGACAAGGGGCTCGCCTACGAGGGCAACCGCGTCCTGCCGTACTGCTGGAACGACGAGACGCCGCTGTCCAGCCACGAACTCCGGATGGACGACGACGTCTACCAGAACCGGCAGGACCCGGCGCTCACGGTGGGCTTCCGGATCAGTTCCGGCGAGCTTGAGGGCGCCTACCTCCTGGTCTGGACGACGACCCCGTGGACGCTGCCGTCCAACCAGGCGGTCGCGGTCAATCCCGACGTCACGTATGTAGTCGTGGAGTCCGACGGTCGGCGCTACGTGTTGGCCGAGGCGCGGCTGGCCGCATACGCCCGCGAGTTCGGCGAGGAGCCGGCCGTGGTCGCGACCTATCGGGGGGCCGACCTGCTCGACGTGGGCTACGTGCCGCCGTTCCCGTATTTCATGGACTCGCCCAACGCCTTTCGGGTGCTTCCAGCCGAGTTCGTCAGTACCGAGGACGGCACCGGCCTGGTGCACATGTCGCCGGCGTACGGCGAGGACGACATGGCCACCGCCCAGGCCGGCGGCATCGACGCAGTGACACCGGTCGACGCGAAAGGACGGTTTGACGCGAGTGTGCCGGACTACGCCGGCCAGCACGTCTTCGACGCCAACCCGCAGATCATCCGCGACCTGAAGAACGGCACCGGGGCTGCGGCGACCAACGGGGCGGTGCTGCTGCGGCACGACAGCTACGAGCACTCCTACCCGCACTGCTGGCGCTGCCGCAACCCGTTGATCTACCGCGCCGTGTCGTCGTGGTTCGTCAAGGTGACCCAGTTCCGCGACCGGATGGTCGAGCTGAACCAGGAGATCACCTGGTATCCCGAGCACGTCAAGGACGGGCAGTTCGGTAAGTGGCTGCAGGGCGCGCGCGACTGGTCGATCTCGCGGAACCGGTACTGGGGCACCCCGATTCCGGTGTGGAAGTCCGACGATCCCGCCTACCCCCGCATCGATGTCTACGGCAGCCTCGACGAGCTGGAACGTGATTTCGGGGTGCGGCCGGACAATCTGCACCGGCCGTTCATCGACGAGCTCACCCGCCCCAATCCCGACGACCCGACCGGCAGATCCACGATGCGCCGCATCGAGGACGTGCTCGACGTGTGGTTCGACTCGGGGTCGATGCCGTACGGGCAGGTGCACTATCCGTTCGAGAACCAGCAGTGGTTCGAGTCGCACTACCCGGGCGACTTCATCGTCGAGTACATCGGCCAGACCCGCGGCTGGTTCTACACGCTGCACGTGCTGGCCACCGCGCTGTTCGACCGGCCGGCCTTCCGCACGTGCGTGTCGCACGGCATCGTGTTGGGCAACGACGGCCAGAAGATGAGCAAGTCGCTGCGCAACTACCCCGACGTCTCCGAGGTGTTCGACCGTGACGGCTCCGACGCGATGCGCTGGTTCCTGATGGCGTCGCCGATCCTGCGCGGCGGCAATCTGATCGTCACCGAGCAGGGCATCCGCGAGGGCGTGCGCCAGGTGCTGCTACCGCTGTGGAACGCCTACACCTTCCTGGCGCTGTACGCACCGGAGAAGGGGACGTGGCGCACCGACTCGACCCACGTCCTGGACCGCTACATCCTGGCCAAGCTCGCACAGCTGCGCGACGATCTGACCGCGTCGCTGGATGTCTGCGACATCTCGCAGGCCTGCGATCAGCTGCGCCAGTTCACCGAGGCGCTGACGAACTGGTATGTGCGCCGGTCACGTTCGCGGTTCTGGGACGAGGACGCCGACGCGATCGACACACTGCACACCGTGCTGGAGGTGACCGGACGGCTGGCGGCGCCGCTGCTGCCGCTGATCACCGAGGTGATCTGGCGTGGTGTCACAGGGGAGAGGTCGGTGCACCTGACCGACTGGCCCGAGGCGGGAGTGCTGCCCGCGGACCCGCGGCTGGTCGCCGACATGGACCTGGTGCGCGATGTCGCCTCGGCGGGGTCGTCTCTGCGCAAGGCCCAGAAGCTGCGTGTCCGGCTGCCGCTGCTGAAGCTGACCGTCGCGGTGCAGGATCCGGGACGCCTTGAGCCGTACCGGGATCTGATCGCCGACGAGCTCAACGTCAAGGCGGTGGAGCTGACCGATGACATCGCCGCGCACGGGCGGTTCGAGCTGGCGGTCAACGCGCGCGTCGCGGGACCGCGCATCGGCAGGGACGTGCAGGCCGCGATCAAGGCCGTCAAGGCCGGCGAGGCCGTCGTCAACGATGACGGCACGCTCACCGCCGGTCCTGCGGTGCTGCTCCCCGAGGAGTTCAGCTCCAAGCTGGTGGCCGCCGACGAGGCGTTCACCGCGGCACTACCCGGCGGCGCCGGGCTGGTGGTCCTCGACGGCACGGTCACCCCGGAGCTGGAGGCCGAGGGCTGGGCCAAGGACCGGATCAGGGAGCTGCAGGAACTGCGCAAGTCGACGGGGCTCGACGTCTCCGACCGGATCTCGGTGGTGATGTCGGTGCCCTCGACCCATCAGCAGTGGGCGCAGACCCATCGTGACCTGATCGCGGGGGAGATCCTCGCGACCAGCTTCGAGTTCGGTGAGCCCGACGGGGCGACGGAGATCGGCGACGGCGTGCGGGTGGCGATCGCCAAGGCGTGA
- a CDS encoding TVP38/TMEM64 family protein, with protein MKSVVSTVRDAASAVAATLATLPRTRLLAMAATIVILVAVAYFVPLPTALQVRDWATSAGPWFPLVFFVAHVVVTVFPFPRTAFTLAAGLLFGPALGVPIAVAASTLSAVIALLLVRTAGWQVHKLVEHPRVDAIDQRLRERGWPVVLSARLIFALPFSVLNYAAGASSVRVLPYTLATLFGVLPGTAAVVILGDALTGRVSPMLLVVSLCTALVGLAVLALEIRSHRRAGAADARP; from the coding sequence GTGAAATCCGTAGTCAGCACGGTTCGTGACGCTGCGTCTGCCGTCGCGGCCACCCTGGCCACGCTTCCTCGGACCCGCCTCCTCGCGATGGCGGCGACCATTGTGATTCTCGTCGCAGTCGCGTACTTCGTGCCGCTGCCGACCGCGCTGCAGGTGCGCGACTGGGCCACCTCGGCCGGACCGTGGTTCCCGCTGGTGTTCTTCGTCGCCCATGTCGTGGTCACCGTGTTCCCTTTCCCGCGTACGGCTTTCACGCTGGCTGCCGGGCTGCTGTTCGGTCCCGCCCTGGGCGTGCCGATCGCCGTGGCCGCGAGCACGCTGAGCGCGGTCATCGCGCTGCTGCTGGTGCGCACGGCGGGCTGGCAGGTGCACAAGCTCGTCGAGCACCCCCGCGTCGACGCGATCGATCAGCGGCTGCGCGAGCGCGGCTGGCCGGTGGTGCTGTCGGCGCGGCTGATCTTCGCGCTGCCCTTCTCGGTGCTCAACTACGCCGCAGGCGCCTCCTCGGTGCGCGTGCTGCCGTACACGTTGGCGACACTGTTCGGCGTGCTGCCGGGTACCGCCGCGGTCGTGATCCTCGGTGATGCGCTGACCGGCCGGGTGAGCCCGATGCTGCTGGTGGTGTCGCTGTGCACGGCACTGGTGGGACTCGCGGTACTGGCGCTGGAGATCCGGTCGCACCGGCGCGCCGGTGCCGCCGACGCGCGCCCCTAG
- the scpA gene encoding methylmalonyl-CoA mutase, giving the protein MTVTEPRKSIDSFAEVPLLGDGAAAAPTQAEAAEQVTAAAAAHGYAADQSDWTTPEGIDVKPVFVAADRDDVVGAGYPLDSLPGEPPFVRGPYPTMYVNQPWTIRQYAGFSTAAESNAFYRRNLAAGQKGLSVAFDLATHRGYDSDHPRVAGDVGMAGVAIDSILDMRQLFDGIDLSSVSVSMTMNGAVLPILALYVVAAEEQGVPPEKLAGTIQNDILKEFMVRNTYIYPPKPSMRIISDIFGYTSAKMPKFNSISISGYHIQEAGATADLELGYTLADGVEYIKAGLDAGLDIDKFAPRLSFFWGIGMNFFMEVAKLRAGRLLWSELVAEFDPKSSKSLSLRTHSQTSGWSLTAQDAFNNVARTCIEAMAATQGHTQSLHTNALDEALALPTDFSARIARNTQLLLQQESGTTRPIDPWGGSYYVEWLTYQLAEKARGHIREIAEHGGMAQAISDGIPKLRIEEAAARTQARIDSGQQPVIGVNKYQVDEDHEIEVLKVENSRVRAEQLAKLERLRRERDETATQAALAELTRAAAASGVAGEDGLGNNLLALAIDAARAKATVGEISDALEKVYGRHQAEIRTIAGVYRDEVGMASNVSGATELVEKFAEADGRRPRILVAKMGQDGHDRGQKVIATAFADIGFDVDVGSLFSTPDEVARQAADNDVHVVGVSSLAAGHLTLVPALRDALAEVGRPDIMIVVGGVIPPGDFDELYEAGATAIFPPGTVIADAAIGLLNKLAERLGYSLS; this is encoded by the coding sequence ATGACCGTCACCGAACCGCGCAAGTCGATCGACAGCTTCGCCGAGGTGCCTCTGCTCGGAGACGGCGCCGCCGCGGCGCCGACACAGGCCGAGGCCGCCGAACAGGTCACCGCTGCGGCCGCCGCCCACGGCTATGCGGCAGACCAGTCGGACTGGACGACCCCCGAGGGCATCGACGTCAAGCCCGTCTTCGTCGCGGCCGACCGCGACGACGTCGTCGGTGCGGGATATCCCCTCGACAGCCTGCCCGGTGAGCCGCCGTTCGTGCGCGGCCCGTACCCGACGATGTACGTCAACCAGCCGTGGACCATCCGTCAGTACGCCGGATTCTCGACGGCCGCGGAATCCAATGCCTTCTACCGGCGCAATCTCGCGGCCGGGCAGAAGGGTCTATCGGTCGCCTTCGACCTCGCCACCCACCGCGGCTACGACTCCGACCATCCGCGCGTCGCCGGCGACGTCGGTATGGCAGGGGTGGCCATCGACTCGATCCTGGACATGCGCCAACTGTTCGACGGCATCGATCTGTCGTCGGTGTCGGTGTCGATGACGATGAACGGCGCGGTGTTGCCGATCCTCGCGCTCTATGTGGTGGCGGCCGAGGAGCAGGGCGTGCCGCCGGAGAAGCTGGCCGGGACCATCCAGAACGACATCCTCAAAGAGTTCATGGTCCGCAACACCTACATCTATCCGCCGAAGCCGTCGATGCGCATCATCTCGGACATCTTCGGCTACACCAGCGCGAAGATGCCCAAGTTCAACAGCATCTCGATCTCCGGCTACCACATCCAGGAAGCCGGGGCGACGGCCGATCTGGAACTGGGGTACACGCTGGCCGACGGTGTCGAGTACATCAAGGCCGGCCTCGACGCCGGACTGGACATCGACAAGTTCGCGCCGCGGCTGTCCTTCTTCTGGGGGATCGGCATGAACTTCTTCATGGAGGTCGCCAAGCTGCGGGCCGGCCGGCTGCTGTGGAGCGAGCTGGTCGCCGAATTCGACCCCAAGAGCTCCAAATCGCTGTCATTGCGCACCCATTCGCAGACCTCGGGGTGGTCGCTGACCGCCCAGGACGCCTTCAACAACGTCGCCCGCACCTGCATCGAGGCGATGGCCGCGACCCAGGGGCACACCCAGTCACTGCACACCAACGCCCTCGACGAAGCGCTGGCGCTGCCGACCGATTTCTCGGCGCGCATCGCCCGCAACACCCAGCTGCTGCTGCAGCAGGAATCCGGCACGACGCGTCCGATCGACCCGTGGGGCGGTTCGTACTACGTCGAGTGGCTGACCTACCAGCTGGCCGAGAAGGCCCGCGGCCACATCCGTGAGATCGCCGAGCACGGCGGTATGGCGCAGGCCATCTCCGACGGCATCCCGAAGCTGCGTATCGAGGAGGCTGCCGCGCGGACCCAGGCCCGGATCGATTCCGGTCAGCAGCCGGTGATCGGGGTGAACAAGTACCAGGTCGACGAGGACCACGAGATCGAGGTCCTCAAGGTCGAGAACAGCCGGGTGCGCGCCGAGCAGCTCGCCAAGCTCGAGCGGCTGCGCCGGGAACGGGACGAGACTGCGACGCAGGCCGCGCTGGCCGAACTGACCCGTGCCGCAGCGGCTTCCGGGGTCGCGGGGGAGGACGGGCTGGGTAACAACCTGCTGGCACTGGCCATCGACGCCGCTCGCGCGAAGGCCACCGTCGGCGAGATCTCCGATGCGCTGGAGAAGGTCTACGGCCGGCATCAGGCCGAGATCCGCACCATCGCCGGGGTGTACCGAGATGAGGTGGGCATGGCCAGCAACGTCAGCGGCGCGACCGAGCTGGTCGAGAAGTTCGCCGAGGCCGACGGCCGCCGCCCGAGGATCCTCGTCGCGAAAATGGGCCAGGACGGTCACGACCGCGGGCAGAAGGTCATCGCGACGGCGTTCGCCGACATCGGCTTCGACGTCGACGTCGGCTCGCTGTTCTCGACGCCCGACGAGGTGGCGCGTCAGGCCGCCGACAACGACGTCCACGTGGTCGGGGTGTCCTCGCTCGCCGCCGGGCACCTGACCCTGGTGCCGGCGTTGCGCGACGCTCTCGCCGAAGTCGGCAGGCCCGACATCATGATCGTCGTCGGCGGGGTGATCCCGCCGGGTGACTTCGACGAGCTCTACGAGGCCGGCGCCACGGCGATCTTCCCGCCTGGCACCGTGATCGCCGATGCCGCGATCGGTCTGCTGAACAAGCTCGCCGAGCGCCTCGGCTACAGCCTGAGCTAG
- a CDS encoding serine hydrolase domain-containing protein — translation MTGVNSRERDEALSHGHGGHLPRGVQGAADPNFTCAVRAFAQMFPHRRFGGGALAVYLNGEPVVDVWTGWADRRGKRRWTADTAPMVFSATKGVAATVIHRLADRGLIDYDAPVAEYWREFGVNGKSTITVRELMRHRAGLSQLNGAAKTDLMDHLVMEERLAAAPASWLVGRPAYHAFTFGWLLSGLARSVTGTGMRELIRTEVAAPLNTDGIHLGRPPVQAPTQPARIIGPQTRLQNPIFNAVAPHIAALPFSAGFGAMYFPGVKSFVQGDTPLLDGEIPAANGVATARALARMYGAIANEGRIDGLQYLSRETTAALAGRRSLRLDHSMVMPLSFHLGYHGLPIPGLLPGFGHVGLGGSLGWADPETGLAFGFVHNRLLTPMVVSDQAGFVATAALLRRGASQARKNGYRRVREYGSPFSGVAAAAV, via the coding sequence GTGACGGGCGTCAACTCCCGGGAGCGCGATGAGGCGCTCTCACACGGCCACGGTGGGCATCTGCCCCGCGGCGTCCAAGGCGCTGCCGATCCCAACTTCACCTGTGCGGTCCGCGCGTTCGCGCAGATGTTCCCGCACCGCAGGTTCGGCGGCGGCGCACTGGCGGTGTACCTCAACGGTGAGCCCGTCGTCGACGTCTGGACCGGCTGGGCCGACCGCAGGGGCAAGCGCCGCTGGACGGCCGACACCGCACCGATGGTCTTCTCGGCGACCAAGGGTGTGGCCGCCACCGTCATCCACCGCCTCGCCGATCGCGGCCTGATCGATTACGACGCCCCGGTCGCCGAGTACTGGCGCGAGTTCGGCGTCAACGGCAAGTCGACGATCACGGTGCGCGAGTTGATGCGGCATCGCGCCGGCCTGTCGCAACTCAACGGCGCGGCGAAGACCGACCTGATGGACCACCTCGTGATGGAGGAGCGGCTCGCGGCCGCGCCGGCGAGCTGGCTCGTCGGACGCCCGGCCTATCACGCCTTCACGTTCGGCTGGCTGCTCTCGGGTCTGGCCCGGTCGGTCACCGGGACGGGTATGCGCGAACTCATCCGTACCGAGGTGGCCGCACCGCTCAACACCGACGGCATCCACCTGGGGCGCCCGCCGGTGCAGGCGCCGACCCAGCCGGCGCGCATCATCGGCCCGCAGACCCGTCTGCAGAACCCGATCTTCAACGCCGTCGCGCCACACATCGCCGCGCTGCCGTTCTCGGCGGGGTTCGGGGCGATGTATTTCCCGGGTGTGAAGAGCTTCGTGCAGGGCGACACGCCGCTGCTCGACGGCGAGATTCCGGCCGCGAACGGCGTCGCCACGGCCCGTGCGCTGGCGCGTATGTACGGCGCGATCGCCAACGAAGGCCGAATCGACGGCCTGCAGTATCTGTCGCGGGAGACGACCGCGGCCCTCGCCGGACGGCGGAGCCTGCGGTTGGACCACAGCATGGTGATGCCGCTGTCGTTCCATCTCGGATACCACGGTCTACCGATCCCCGGTCTCCTTCCCGGTTTCGGCCATGTGGGCCTCGGGGGTTCGCTGGGGTGGGCCGATCCGGAGACCGGCCTGGCGTTCGGATTCGTCCACAATCGTTTGCTGACACCGATGGTGGTCAGTGATCAGGCCGGCTTCGTCGCGACGGCTGCGCTACTTCGCCGCGGAGCCTCCCAGGCCCGGAAGAACGGTTATCGCCGGGTGCGTGAGTACGGCTCCCCGTTCAGCGGCGTCGCCGCCGCCGCGGTGTAA
- the meaB gene encoding methylmalonyl Co-A mutase-associated GTPase MeaB, producing MSPSIDELAAAVRGGDRSALARSITLVESTRADHRLRAQELLLELTPTSSDAATRVGITGVPGVGKSTTIEALGIHLIERGHRVAVLAVDPSSTRTGGSILGDKTRMAKLAVHPDAYIRPSPTSGTLGGVAKATRETIVLLEAAGYDVVLVETVGVGQSEVTVANMVDTFVFLTLARTGDQLQGIKKGVLELADVIVVNKADGEHAVEAKAAARELSGAIRLIYPRETLWRPPVLTMSALTGAGLSELWETVLKHRKVLTEAGEFEARRRTQQVEWTWSMVRDTVLDRVMSSPSVRAIRGDVERRVREGELTPALAAQQILDAAADTAGTRS from the coding sequence ATGAGCCCGTCGATCGACGAACTGGCCGCGGCGGTGCGTGGCGGCGACAGGTCCGCGCTCGCGCGCTCGATCACCCTCGTCGAGTCGACGCGGGCCGACCACCGGCTGCGCGCCCAGGAGCTGCTGCTCGAGCTGACGCCGACGAGTTCGGATGCGGCCACCCGTGTCGGGATCACCGGCGTTCCAGGGGTGGGCAAGTCGACGACCATCGAGGCGCTCGGGATCCATCTGATCGAACGGGGGCACCGCGTCGCGGTTCTCGCGGTGGACCCGTCCTCGACACGCACCGGCGGGTCGATCCTCGGCGACAAGACCCGGATGGCGAAACTGGCGGTCCATCCCGACGCCTACATCCGGCCCTCGCCGACGTCGGGGACCCTCGGCGGGGTGGCCAAAGCGACGCGCGAGACGATCGTTTTGCTGGAGGCGGCGGGCTATGACGTCGTCCTCGTCGAGACCGTCGGTGTCGGCCAGTCCGAGGTGACGGTTGCCAACATGGTCGACACCTTCGTGTTCCTGACCCTGGCGCGCACCGGTGACCAACTGCAGGGCATCAAGAAGGGCGTCCTCGAGCTCGCCGATGTCATCGTGGTCAACAAGGCCGACGGCGAGCACGCGGTGGAGGCCAAAGCGGCCGCGCGTGAACTCTCCGGCGCCATCCGTCTGATCTACCCACGTGAAACCCTTTGGCGCCCACCGGTTCTCACAATGAGTGCCCTCACCGGCGCCGGACTCTCGGAACTGTGGGAGACCGTTCTCAAGCACCGCAAGGTGCTCACCGAGGCCGGCGAGTTCGAGGCACGACGCCGCACTCAGCAGGTCGAATGGACCTGGTCGATGGTGCGGGACACCGTGCTGGACCGGGTGATGTCGAGCCCGTCGGTGCGGGCGATCCGAGGGGACGTGGAGCGTCGGGTCCGCGAGGGCGAACTGACGCCGGCGCTTGCTGCGCAGCAGATCCTCGACGCCGCCGCCGACACTGCCGGCACCCGCAGCTAA